The Streptomyces sp. NBC_01268 genome window below encodes:
- a CDS encoding OB-fold nucleic acid binding domain-containing protein, with amino-acid sequence MSAAPRTEKPAGRFRRMLDRLSTSQEELESVELQEDSAASGCTRICDCSDRQIVKVTGTLRTVTLRPRAGVPALEAELFDGTAPLDVVWLGRRSIVGIEPGRKLIASGRISMSHGRRVLFNPKYELRPLGQE; translated from the coding sequence ATGAGTGCTGCACCGCGTACAGAGAAGCCGGCCGGACGGTTCCGCCGGATGCTCGACCGCCTGTCCACCTCGCAGGAGGAACTGGAGTCGGTGGAGCTCCAGGAGGACTCCGCCGCCTCGGGGTGCACGCGCATCTGCGACTGCTCCGACCGCCAGATAGTCAAGGTGACTGGTACGTTGCGGACGGTCACTCTGCGCCCCAGGGCCGGTGTGCCCGCGCTCGAAGCCGAGCTGTTCGACGGCACGGCGCCACTGGACGTGGTGTGGCTGGGCCGCCGTTCCATCGTCGGCATCGAGCCGGGCCGTAAGTTGATCGCCTCCGGCCGGATCTCCATGAGCCACGGCCGGCGGGTCCTCTTCAACCCCAAATACGAGCTCCGACCGCTCGGACAGGAGTAG
- a CDS encoding DUF3159 domain-containing protein, whose protein sequence is MTSVDKPTTEKPTPDQDARTDKAVTEAALFEAFGGVRGMVETVLPGLLFVTIYTINKDLRSSAIAAVAVSLVLVAVRLIRRDTVKHAFSGVFGVAFGVVFAMMTGNAKDFYLPGMLYTLGLALAYIVTALAGVPLIGLILGPVFKENLSWRTRNPGRKKAYTKASWAWGLILLAKCAILFPLYWWADTTQLGWILVALKIPPFLLAVYLTWVFLAKAPPPIDVFAEMEAEEKAEKARKAAAQGHPEA, encoded by the coding sequence GTGACGTCAGTCGACAAGCCGACCACCGAGAAGCCCACGCCCGACCAGGACGCCCGGACCGACAAGGCGGTGACCGAGGCCGCCCTCTTCGAGGCCTTCGGTGGCGTGCGTGGCATGGTGGAGACGGTCCTGCCGGGCCTGCTCTTCGTCACGATCTACACGATCAACAAGGACCTGCGCTCCTCGGCGATCGCCGCGGTCGCGGTCTCGCTGGTCCTCGTCGCCGTCCGGCTGATCCGCCGCGACACCGTCAAGCACGCCTTCAGCGGCGTCTTCGGCGTCGCCTTCGGCGTGGTCTTCGCGATGATGACGGGCAACGCCAAGGACTTCTACCTGCCGGGCATGCTCTACACGCTGGGCCTCGCCCTCGCGTACATCGTCACGGCCCTCGCCGGCGTGCCGCTGATCGGCCTGATCCTCGGCCCGGTCTTCAAGGAGAACCTCTCCTGGCGCACCCGCAACCCGGGCCGCAAGAAGGCGTACACCAAGGCCAGCTGGGCCTGGGGACTGATCCTGCTCGCCAAGTGCGCGATCCTCTTCCCGCTGTACTGGTGGGCCGACACCACGCAGCTCGGCTGGATCCTGGTCGCCCTGAAGATCCCGCCGTTCCTGCTCGCGGTCTACCTGACCTGGGTGTTCCTCGCGAAGGCGCCGCCGCCGATCGACGTGTTCGCCGAGATGGAGGCCGAGGAGAAGGCGGAGAAGGCCCGCAAGGCCGCCGCCCAGGGGCACCCCGAGGCGTGA
- a CDS encoding potassium channel family protein: MRVAIAGAGAVGRSIAGELLENGHEVLLIDKAPTAISVERVPQAEWLLADACEITSLDEAALQRCNVVIAATGDDKVNLVVSLLAKTEYGVPRVVARVNNPKNEWLFNEAWGVDVAVSTPRLMSALVEEAVSVGDLVRLLRFSHGDANLVELTLPPESAIAGTAVGDVAWPPDTSLVTIIRGSRVLTPSAEETLEAGDELLFVATQAREEQLEDLLSVRRDPSES, encoded by the coding sequence ATGCGTGTCGCTATTGCCGGCGCCGGCGCCGTGGGCCGTTCCATCGCGGGCGAGCTCCTGGAGAACGGGCACGAGGTCCTTCTCATCGACAAGGCCCCGACCGCCATCTCGGTGGAGCGGGTGCCGCAGGCCGAGTGGCTGCTGGCCGACGCCTGTGAGATCACCTCGCTCGACGAGGCGGCCCTGCAGCGCTGCAACGTCGTCATCGCGGCGACCGGCGACGACAAGGTGAACCTGGTCGTCTCGCTGCTCGCCAAGACCGAGTACGGCGTGCCGCGCGTGGTCGCCCGGGTCAACAACCCGAAGAACGAGTGGCTCTTCAACGAGGCGTGGGGCGTGGACGTCGCCGTCTCGACGCCGCGCCTGATGTCGGCCCTGGTCGAGGAGGCGGTGAGCGTCGGCGACCTGGTCCGGCTGCTGCGCTTCAGCCACGGCGACGCCAACCTGGTCGAGCTGACGCTGCCGCCGGAGTCGGCCATCGCGGGCACCGCGGTGGGCGATGTCGCCTGGCCGCCGGACACCTCGCTGGTCACCATCATCCGCGGCTCGCGGGTCCTCACGCCGAGCGCGGAGGAGACCCTGGAGGCGGGCGACGAGCTGCTGTTCGTGGCCACCCAGGCGCGCGAGGAGCAGCTGGAGGACCTGCTGTCGGTGCGGCGGGATCCGTCGGAGTCCTGA
- a CDS encoding potassium channel family protein — MHIVIMGCGRVGAALAQTLEQQGHTVAVVDQDPTAFRRLGSGFGGRRVTGVGFDQDTLREAGIEEAGAFAAVSSGDNSNIIAARVAREMFGIENVAARIYDPRRAEVYQRLGIPTVATVRWTADQMLRRLLPSGAEPLWRDPSGGVQLAEVHTSPAWIGHKVSLLQEETGVRVAFLTRLGEAILPTSQTVLQEGDLVHVMMRTDEIDKVEAAFAEGPEEGGH, encoded by the coding sequence GTGCACATCGTCATCATGGGCTGCGGGCGCGTCGGAGCCGCTCTCGCGCAGACCCTGGAGCAGCAGGGCCACACCGTCGCGGTCGTGGACCAGGACCCGACGGCTTTCCGCCGTCTGGGCTCGGGCTTCGGCGGCCGCCGCGTCACGGGCGTGGGCTTCGACCAGGACACGCTCCGCGAGGCGGGGATCGAGGAGGCCGGCGCCTTCGCCGCGGTGAGCAGCGGCGACAACTCGAACATCATCGCGGCGCGGGTCGCGCGCGAGATGTTCGGCATCGAGAACGTCGCCGCCCGGATCTACGACCCGCGGCGCGCCGAGGTCTACCAGCGCCTGGGCATCCCGACCGTCGCCACGGTCCGCTGGACCGCCGACCAGATGCTGCGGCGGCTGCTGCCGTCCGGCGCCGAGCCGCTGTGGCGTGACCCGAGCGGCGGAGTGCAGCTCGCGGAGGTGCACACCTCCCCCGCGTGGATCGGGCACAAGGTCAGCCTCCTCCAGGAGGAGACCGGCGTGCGCGTGGCCTTTCTCACCCGGCTGGGCGAAGCGATCCTTCCGACCTCGCAGACGGTGCTACAGGAGGGCGACCTCGTGCACGTGATGATGCGGACGGACGAGATCGACAAGGTCGAGGCGGCCTTCGCCGAGGGTCCCGAGGAGGGCGGTCACTGA
- a CDS encoding APC family permease produces the protein MSKLTDVPKRILIGRALRSDKLGETLLPKRIALPVFASDPLSSVAYAPGEVLLVLSVAGLSAYHFSPWIALAVVVLMFTVVASYRQNVHAYPSGGGDYEVATTNLGPKAGLTVASALLVDYVLTVAVSISSGIENLGSAVPFVVEHKVLSAVAVIVLLTLMNLRGVKESGGLFAIPTYVFVFGVFAMIIWGAWRGLVLDETMTAPTADFEIKAEHQGLAGFALVFLLLRAFSSGCAALTGVEAISNGVPAFRKPKSKNAASTLALMGGLAVTMFCGIIFLAMATDVRMAENPAHDLLKNGQPVGEGYVQDPVISQVAAAVFGDGTFFFILLAAATALVLFLAANTAYNGFPLLGSILAQDRYLPRQLHTRGDRLAFSNGIVLLAGAAALLVVIYGADSTRLIQLYIVGVFVSFTLSQIGMVRHWNRHLRSERDPAKRRHMIRSRAINAFGAFFTGLVLVVVLATKFTHGAWVALLGMVIFYVTMTAIRRHYDSVAAEIAAAEERPDEYVRPSRVRSVVLVSKLHKPTLRALAYAKLLHANELEALTVSVDPAETKALKEEWERRGINVPLKILDSPYREITRPVIEYVKNLRKESPRDAVSVYIPEYVVGHWYEHLLHNQSALRLKGRLLFTPGVMVTSVPYQLQSSEAAKKRARKRQDWNAPGSVRRGPVEKGGAKVPAEKSN, from the coding sequence GTGTCCAAACTGACCGACGTGCCCAAACGGATCCTGATCGGGCGGGCCCTGCGCAGCGACAAGCTGGGCGAGACCCTGCTCCCGAAGCGCATCGCCCTCCCCGTCTTCGCCTCCGACCCGCTGTCCTCGGTGGCGTACGCCCCGGGCGAGGTCCTCCTGGTCCTCTCCGTCGCGGGCCTGTCGGCCTACCACTTCAGCCCGTGGATCGCGCTGGCCGTCGTGGTCCTGATGTTCACGGTCGTCGCCTCGTACCGGCAGAACGTGCACGCGTACCCGAGCGGCGGTGGCGACTACGAGGTCGCGACCACCAACCTCGGGCCGAAGGCCGGACTCACCGTCGCGAGCGCGCTGCTCGTCGACTACGTCCTCACCGTCGCCGTCTCCATCTCCTCCGGCATCGAGAACCTCGGCTCCGCGGTTCCGTTCGTCGTCGAGCACAAGGTCCTCTCCGCCGTCGCGGTGATCGTGCTGCTCACCCTGATGAACCTGCGCGGCGTGAAGGAGTCCGGCGGACTCTTCGCCATCCCGACGTACGTCTTCGTCTTCGGCGTCTTCGCCATGATCATCTGGGGTGCCTGGCGCGGCCTCGTCCTCGACGAGACCATGACCGCCCCCACCGCCGACTTCGAGATCAAGGCCGAGCACCAGGGTCTGGCCGGATTCGCCCTGGTCTTCCTGCTGCTGCGGGCCTTCTCCTCCGGCTGTGCGGCGCTCACCGGCGTCGAGGCCATCTCCAACGGCGTGCCCGCCTTCCGCAAGCCCAAGTCGAAGAACGCGGCCTCCACCCTCGCGCTCATGGGCGGCCTGGCCGTCACCATGTTCTGCGGCATCATCTTCCTGGCCATGGCCACCGACGTCCGGATGGCCGAGAACCCCGCCCACGACCTGCTCAAGAACGGGCAGCCGGTCGGCGAGGGCTACGTCCAGGACCCGGTCATCTCGCAGGTCGCCGCCGCCGTCTTCGGCGACGGAACGTTCTTCTTCATCCTGCTCGCCGCCGCGACCGCGCTCGTCCTCTTCCTGGCCGCCAACACGGCGTACAACGGCTTCCCGCTCCTCGGCTCGATCCTCGCCCAGGACCGCTACCTGCCCCGCCAGCTGCACACCCGCGGCGACCGCCTCGCCTTCTCCAACGGCATCGTGCTGCTGGCCGGCGCGGCCGCCCTGCTCGTGGTCATCTACGGGGCCGACTCGACCCGGCTGATCCAGCTCTACATCGTCGGCGTCTTCGTCTCCTTCACCCTCAGCCAGATCGGCATGGTCCGGCACTGGAACCGGCACCTGAGGAGCGAGCGGGACCCCGCCAAGCGCCGCCACATGATCCGCTCCCGCGCGATCAACGCCTTCGGCGCCTTCTTCACCGGCCTCGTCCTGGTCGTCGTCCTCGCCACCAAGTTCACCCACGGCGCCTGGGTCGCGCTGCTCGGCATGGTGATCTTCTACGTGACGATGACCGCGATCCGCAGGCACTACGACTCCGTGGCCGCCGAGATCGCCGCCGCAGAGGAGCGCCCCGACGAGTACGTCCGCCCCTCCCGGGTCCGCTCCGTCGTCCTCGTCTCCAAGCTGCACAAGCCCACGCTGCGCGCCCTCGCCTACGCCAAGCTGCTGCACGCCAACGAGCTGGAGGCGCTCACCGTCAGCGTCGACCCGGCCGAGACGAAGGCGCTCAAGGAGGAGTGGGAGCGGCGCGGCATCAACGTGCCGCTGAAGATCCTCGACTCGCCCTACCGCGAGATCACCCGGCCGGTCATCGAGTACGTGAAGAACCTCCGCAAGGAGAGCCCGCGCGACGCCGTCTCGGTCTACATCCCCGAGTACGTGGTCGGCCACTGGTACGAGCACCTGCTGCACAACCAGAGCGCCCTGCGTCTCAAGGGCCGGCTCCTCTTCACGCCCGGCGTGATGGTGACCTCGGTCCCGTACCAGCTGCAGTCCTCCGAGGCCGCCAAGAAGCGGGCGAGGAAGCGCCAGGACTGGAACGCCCCCGGATCGGTCCGACGAGGACCGGTCGAGAAGGGCGGCGCGAAGGTTCCGGCCGAAAAGAGCAACTAG
- a CDS encoding class I SAM-dependent RNA methyltransferase — protein MQNVPVASLVGEEYEVEVGPVAHGGHCIARTEAGRVLFVRHALPGERVRARVTEGEETSRFLRADAVEILDASKDRIEAPCPFAGPGKCGGCDWQHAKPGAQRRLKGEVIAEQLQRLAGLTPEEAGWDGTVLPAEGDKLPAGEVPKWRTRVQYAIDAEGHAGLRKHRSHEVEVVDHCMIAAEGVSELGIEKRTWEGMASVEAIAASGSHDRQVVLTPRPGARLPLVELDKPVSVLRVEEKDGGVHRVHGRAFVRERADDRTYRVGNGGFWQVHPKAAQTLMLAVMQGLTPRKGDTALDLYCGVGLFAGAIADRVGDQGAVLGIESGKRAVEDARHNLAGFPRVRIEQGKVESVLPRTGITEVDLIVLDPPRAGAGKQTVKHLAGLGARRIAYVACDPAALARDLGYFREGGYRVRTLRAFDLFPMTHHVECVAILEPAEKGR, from the coding sequence ATGCAGAACGTGCCTGTTGCTTCGCTCGTCGGGGAAGAGTACGAGGTCGAGGTCGGCCCGGTCGCCCACGGCGGCCACTGCATCGCCCGTACGGAGGCCGGCCGGGTCCTCTTCGTCCGCCACGCCCTGCCGGGCGAGCGGGTCCGCGCCCGGGTCACCGAGGGCGAGGAGACCTCCCGCTTCCTGCGCGCCGACGCGGTCGAGATCCTGGACGCGTCCAAGGACCGCATCGAGGCCCCCTGCCCCTTCGCCGGCCCCGGCAAGTGCGGCGGCTGCGACTGGCAGCACGCCAAGCCGGGCGCCCAGCGCCGCCTCAAGGGCGAGGTCATCGCCGAGCAGCTGCAGCGGCTCGCGGGCCTCACGCCCGAGGAGGCCGGCTGGGACGGCACGGTCCTCCCCGCCGAGGGCGACAAGCTGCCCGCCGGCGAGGTCCCGAAGTGGCGCACCCGCGTCCAGTACGCGATCGACGCCGAGGGCCACGCGGGCCTGCGCAAGCACCGCTCGCACGAGGTCGAGGTCGTCGACCACTGCATGATCGCCGCCGAGGGCGTCTCCGAGCTCGGCATCGAGAAGCGCACCTGGGAGGGCATGGCCTCCGTCGAGGCCATCGCCGCGTCCGGCTCCCACGACCGCCAGGTCGTCCTGACCCCGCGCCCCGGCGCCCGCCTCCCGCTCGTCGAGCTCGACAAGCCGGTCTCCGTCCTCCGCGTCGAGGAGAAGGACGGCGGCGTCCACCGCGTCCACGGCCGCGCCTTCGTCCGCGAGCGCGCCGACGACCGCACCTACCGCGTCGGCAACGGTGGCTTCTGGCAGGTCCACCCGAAGGCCGCCCAGACCCTCATGCTCGCCGTCATGCAGGGCCTGACTCCCCGCAAGGGCGACACCGCCCTCGACCTCTACTGCGGCGTCGGCCTCTTCGCCGGCGCGATCGCCGACCGCGTCGGCGACCAGGGCGCCGTCCTCGGCATCGAGTCGGGCAAGCGCGCCGTGGAGGACGCCCGCCACAACCTGGCCGGCTTCCCGCGCGTCCGCATCGAGCAGGGCAAGGTCGAGTCGGTCCTCCCGCGCACCGGCATCACCGAGGTCGACCTCATCGTCCTGGACCCGCCCCGCGCGGGCGCCGGCAAGCAGACGGTCAAGCACCTCGCAGGCCTCGGCGCCCGCCGCATCGCCTACGTCGCCTGCGACCCGGCGGCCCTGGCGCGCGACCTCGGGTACTTCCGGGAGGGCGGGTACCGGGTGCGGACGCTTCGGGCGTTCGATCTGTTTCCGATGACGCACCATGTGGAGTGCGTGGCGATTCTTGAGCCTGCTGAAAAGGGCCGCTGA
- a CDS encoding DEAD/DEAH box helicase, producing the protein MATLGIHKDFLLEFAKLEKPVQKRVHEVFDKFREHRHAGLHLEKLEKSRDPRIRTIRINQFMRGVVLAPEVGDSFLLLKVMPHDDAIAWAVKHRATVNSATHGIELRDDVALERATAGIDALPGDRSGATDGTERLFRGVADKDLVRLGIDADLLPLVRHLGTEAHLDALHKVLPEQQYDVLAGLAAGMTPEDVWREVVAVQLEQRSAPPREVREPRIEPSASPVEQDEFSAAMARSQGRIALVSGPDELTDILSRPFDAWRIFLHPSQRKLAYRSSYTGPARVTGGPGTGKTVVALHRALHLAQELPADAPDESILLTTFTRDLAADLRSNLELLIPEPALRAKIWVVNVDALANQIVREDRGAPLALVAAQKEILTRWSRAAQRLEIDFTDNFLDQEWRHVILAQDLRSPETYLKASRSGRGTALSPLKRAQVWRAVEAFTQELRRAGEWTFLQVCAEAARILQDRGGDRRFRHVVIDEAQDLHPAQWRMLRALVAPGPDDLFIAGDTHQRIYGNRVSLRGLGISVAGRSTRLRINYRTTKEILTWSTRLLADASVDDMDGGQDSLVGYRSAYRGARPELGGSATKPEEITGLVTWISEWIGTGVAPHEIGVAVRYVQLGKEIAQALEQAGVPSLVLGASAAVGDGVRIGTMHRMKGLEFRCVAVAGVSDTVVPMNSALTPEEVDPQQHREDLMGELSLLFVACTRARDALRVSWHGIPSPFLPERVTT; encoded by the coding sequence CAAGGACTTCCTCCTGGAATTCGCCAAGCTGGAGAAGCCTGTCCAGAAACGTGTGCATGAGGTCTTCGACAAGTTCCGGGAGCACCGGCACGCGGGCCTGCACCTGGAGAAGCTGGAGAAGTCCCGCGACCCTCGCATCCGGACCATCCGCATCAACCAGTTCATGCGCGGCGTGGTGCTGGCTCCGGAGGTGGGGGACAGCTTCCTCCTCCTCAAGGTCATGCCTCACGACGACGCCATCGCCTGGGCGGTCAAGCACCGGGCGACCGTCAACTCGGCCACGCACGGCATCGAGTTGCGTGACGACGTCGCTCTGGAACGCGCGACGGCCGGCATCGACGCCCTTCCGGGCGACCGGTCCGGTGCCACCGACGGCACCGAGCGGCTGTTCCGAGGGGTCGCCGACAAGGACCTGGTCAGGCTGGGCATCGACGCCGACCTGCTTCCCCTGGTCCGGCATCTCGGCACCGAGGCGCACCTCGACGCCCTGCACAAGGTCCTTCCCGAGCAGCAGTACGACGTGCTGGCCGGGCTTGCGGCGGGCATGACGCCGGAGGACGTGTGGCGCGAGGTCGTCGCCGTACAGCTGGAGCAGCGCTCCGCGCCCCCGCGAGAAGTTCGGGAGCCACGGATCGAGCCGTCCGCGTCCCCGGTCGAGCAGGACGAGTTCTCCGCGGCGATGGCGCGGTCCCAGGGGCGGATCGCGCTCGTCTCCGGCCCTGACGAGTTGACGGACATCCTGTCCCGGCCCTTCGACGCCTGGCGGATCTTCCTCCATCCCAGCCAGCGCAAGCTCGCCTATCGTTCCTCGTACACGGGTCCGGCACGCGTCACCGGCGGGCCCGGCACCGGGAAGACCGTGGTCGCGCTGCACCGCGCCCTGCACCTCGCCCAAGAGCTCCCGGCGGACGCACCCGACGAGTCGATCCTCCTGACCACCTTCACCCGCGACCTCGCGGCCGACCTGCGCAGCAACCTCGAACTGCTGATCCCCGAGCCTGCACTGCGGGCGAAGATCTGGGTCGTCAACGTGGACGCCCTGGCCAACCAGATCGTCCGGGAGGACCGCGGCGCTCCGCTGGCGCTGGTGGCCGCGCAGAAGGAGATCCTCACCCGCTGGAGTCGGGCGGCCCAGCGGCTGGAGATCGATTTCACCGACAACTTCCTCGACCAGGAATGGCGGCACGTCATCCTGGCCCAGGACCTCCGGTCGCCGGAGACCTACCTGAAGGCTTCCCGCTCCGGGCGTGGAACCGCGCTCAGCCCGCTCAAGCGGGCCCAGGTATGGCGCGCCGTCGAAGCGTTCACCCAGGAGCTGCGCCGGGCCGGCGAGTGGACCTTCCTCCAGGTGTGCGCGGAGGCCGCACGCATCCTTCAGGACCGAGGCGGGGACCGTCGCTTCCGCCATGTGGTGATCGACGAGGCGCAGGATCTCCACCCTGCTCAGTGGCGCATGCTGCGCGCTCTGGTCGCCCCGGGGCCGGATGACCTCTTCATCGCGGGCGACACCCACCAACGGATCTACGGGAACAGGGTGTCCCTGCGCGGCCTCGGCATCTCGGTCGCCGGCCGGTCGACCCGCCTGCGTATCAACTACCGCACGACGAAGGAGATCCTGACCTGGTCGACCCGGCTCCTCGCGGACGCGAGCGTGGATGACATGGACGGCGGGCAGGACTCACTCGTCGGCTACCGGTCCGCGTACCGAGGCGCCAGGCCGGAACTCGGAGGCTCAGCCACCAAGCCGGAGGAGATCACGGGTTTGGTCACCTGGATCTCCGAGTGGATCGGGACGGGGGTCGCGCCGCACGAGATCGGTGTCGCCGTGCGGTACGTCCAGCTGGGCAAGGAGATCGCCCAGGCCTTGGAACAGGCGGGGGTTCCCTCGCTCGTCCTGGGGGCGTCGGCGGCGGTCGGCGATGGGGTCCGGATCGGGACCATGCACCGCATGAAGGGGCTCGAATTCCGCTGCGTGGCCGTCGCCGGGGTGAGCGACACGGTCGTGCCGATGAACAGCGCCCTCACCCCGGAGGAGGTCGACCCCCAGCAGCACCGTGAGGATCTCATGGGCGAACTGAGTCTGCTGTTCGTCGCCTGCACGCGGGCGAGGGACGCCTTGCGTGTCTCCTGGCACGGCATCCCGAGCCCCTTCCTCCCCGAGCGGGTCACCACCTGA